AGGGAGTAAAGTATCAGTTTACAAAGCTGTGCAGTTTATGTTATTTAGCTTTGCAACAAGTGAAAAGTCCATTTTAAGTTACTGTACATTATTGTTGTATTTGAAATAAATGTCCCTATGTGCTGGAGCTGAAGTGGTCATCTTTATGGCTTTTCTCCACCTCTCAGCAGCTTAACACTTTTCACTATGCTGTTAAAGAGCTGGTGGCTGCATTATTACAGATAAGGTGTTTGTGATGTCTGCAGCTGAGACTATCAGTCACCAGGTAAGATCTGACTACTGTGCGAGGGCCCGCGGACCTGCACATCCCATCAACCCAATTCAGTAAGCCAGCAAAACAATGACTGCTGGCAGCTCCTATATCCATGGCTTGATGTCTTGAAGGGGTTTGGAGATAAATGGATACacataaacaaaattaaaattgatATCACTTTACGGTCCTCTGCAACCAGTTTTGGATCATCATCACTTTAACCTTGGGTGTGCTTATTCAAGAATCacactaaaatgtatttaacttgCTATCGCCGGCCAAGGTCGCTATCGCTGGGACCTGGCTAGAGGGAGAACACCCTTGTTTTCATAATCAGGTGCCTTGGTTAACACCACAGTGAGTCACATTAGTCCAATAATAGGCATTGCAATGTTGGCAAGATGAGCTGGGTTGTCCAGCCCTAAGCAGGCTACATACAGTACAAGAAATTACTTCTGGCGTAAACCTCGGATTGGCATATCATTTGGTTACTTAAGTTTCTCCATAGCACTCTTACAAGTgggtttgtgtgttctccccgtgtttgtgtgggattccactgggtgctccggtttcctcccactccaaaaacatactggctgctattaaattgaccttagtctctcttgatctgtgtgtatattagggaatttagactgtaagctacaatggggcagggactgatgtgagttctctgtacagcgctgctgaattagtggcgctatataaatagatgatgatgatgacactgtTCTTTCCAATATTCTGTGGTATAGCTGATTGTGTCAGCTTGGATgagccttaggctgggtacacactacagaatgttCTGACCATTGTGTTATCTACGATTGTACCAactactgaagaaaagaaaaaaagatgtcatgatcagcagccgattcatgggTACATACTattcatgttttaaaagatttaccctcacaTCTGTACTCTTCAGCTGTCATAACCAGCGGATGAAAAgatcacgactctgtaaactgtatggaaatcctgattgtgagtgcatacacactgcaggattggaagcaCATTGTTGCATAGCTGAACAAGATTTATAAACATGCTGAACAATCAAACCAaacgatgatctgtgctttggaacgatcctTGTTCATCGCTGGAGTGTATACTCTAATACATTATCAGACTGAACAGTGATTTATTGTTTCATTGACCTAATAcccagctgaaaacactgtagtgtctacccagcctTACTCTAAGATATCCATTGTTTTACTTTACAACACTGTAATTGTTTAGGAGCTCTGTGTTTTTATATTATGCTACCTCAggtttgtttgttgttatttgtttataagtgtgtctttgtttttgttgattataataataaaaatattttcaataaatatacatgaaaaacaaaatgactGACAGATCAAACCTGTATACTAGTACATCATGGGGACCAGCAGAATCAACTAGGACACATACCAAATGATCAAAGCTCATTGACAAGATCTCATTAACAAGTATTTAATTCTTTAAAAGGCCCATTGTTAACAAGTAAGCTCTAACTTCTGATTAGTTCATAGGAGCCAAATGAAAGAAAATGTTCACCTTCGGATGTCCCATCACTGCTACCGGCTCGCCCGATATGCAGAACTTTTAAGTGGTAAAACCTCCAGTAGGGCTTGAGCCAGGCAAAGGCCCAATGGGTGCAGGTGCACTGTGTCTGGAATGCGGACGTTCTCTTGTCATAAAAGAGTTGCTACTCCAGTCCAATCATCATTATGGCTTATTTATACGGCACCACAGATTAAGAAGTGCCGGACAAGCCTCTTGCAGATATAACAGACATGAGTATAATAAACACAGGTAATAACTGTGAAATGAATACAATCAAGTATAACAAAACCTCCATGGGTTGGTCATGGGCTCGCAGAGTATTCAGCTTaagacaggcctgtccaacctccggccctccagatgttgtgaaactacaagccccagcattctttgccagtagacaacctgttgatagctggaagggcatgctgggacttgtagtttcacaacatctggaggaccgcaggttggacaggcctggcttaAGACATGTCTTCAAGATTATACAAGGGAGATATGACATTAGACATAAGGAGTAAAGGATGCTGCCAATGAGAGctcacattctagagggagggggtaaaGAGATACAGTAGATGCAACTGGGTCAAGAGTAAATATGGTGAACAGATGAGGCAGAGCAAATAGATTTGAGGGGTTAGGGTAAGCAAGCAGGAAGAGGTGAGTTGTGAGGGATCATTTGAAGATTGGGGGAGAGTCTTGTCGAGTGAGGAAggaattccataggtggggagcagcacaagagaagtctttaTGAGTGGGAAAAGGTGGTGAGAGAGAGTTGAATATCAGAGGCGGTACGGAGGGCCTTGTCCAATAAGCTGTTTTATAGCTTGACCCTTTACTATGGATCTTGTTTGAGAGGCGCCCAACAAGTGCTACATGGAGGGGTAAATGTTTAGAGTGAGGGAGTAGTTAAATATCAGATAAACATCAAAGTGTGCAGCTTAGTGGGATATCTCCCTTTTATGCCTTTACGTTTTCCTGTACTCATATTGCAGCACAAGAAATACACAGTGTtttgttaaattaaaaatattttagttaGGTGACATCACAAGTCACAAATATCTTTACTCATGTCCCTGAAATTGAGGGAATATGTCATAATCCCTGGTGCATTCAATTCATCTTTCTTTTAGGCTTATCCCACTTTGACCAGCCTGTAATTTAATTCCAGGCCGATACAAAACACACAGCAGACTGTGCAAACTCTCCTCCTGTTGTGGAACAGAACAAGTCTTGGCACGCCCTGGTAGTTTCATGCTGGGAACAGTCGTCCCACACCAGTGTTGATCTCTGCCTTCTCTGTACAGGAAATCCAGACGCATTATCACTTGTTTAAACAACACTTTAATGTAACTAGGCTAAAATGTCTGTTTATTACtgggtgggaaaaaaaaaaaatcgaacaGCACAACCAGCAGAAAACTGCATTTATTAGAAGGTAGACACATTACACTCAAGGACACAATGCCAAATTCAACAACATGCATTTTAAACTAAATAAAGCGGACCTGTCACCAGTGTTAAAAGGTCAATACAGTTTTGTGACAAAGGTATTATATTAAAACAATCCTAGATCTATCCTATAAGACTTGAGTACTAATAATACTTGGTGGGGATTCTATTAGTGCTAGATGTAAATAGGTGAACTACAGGGCTAAAGTAATACACAATGTAAATTAGCGTTCAGTGTTTTAAGGCTTATTCCCCTCTCGCCAACCTCAGCTGCCCCATTCTGCTAACCCTTGCTCTGTCTCCCTCTAGCACTAAAGGAAATTTCAAATCCTTAACCTACAACACCAACTAAGGCTTCGCTTCATGCTCCATAGACGACCTCATCTCTAACACTCACTTCACTGATCCTGCGACCTCTTGCTCACTTGTTACTGCCTCATACATACATCTAAAGGACATTTTTATGGTAGCTTTTCTCAAGAGTGTGCTACCAGGCCCCCGCAGCCAGCCTCCCAGCTTCACAACCTTTAAGCAGTCATCTTTATGGAGAGCCTTACTCTGTCTACACTTCATTGACCATACTCCTCACCTGTTTCATTCAGCATAGTTTAAGCTCTTCTTGTCTGCAccataatctatttatttatatagcgccactatgtGTTTTACGTCTTCCCTTAAGATTGTAAGCGGTAACCTGAAgtgtcaataaaaaaaagaaagtagtGACAACCaagatatatacataaaacacacacacacacacacatttcatcCCATGGTgacctcatcagctcctttggcctctagTACCATCAGTAAGCTGCTGGCTCCCAAGTCTACATTTCCACCCCAGATCAGAGGACGACCCTTCCCTCATGGCTCCTGCCATCCTTCAGtaatctcatcctggatgtcccaGCTCTTTCTGAAACTCAATGTTTCTAAGACTTAAATCAttgccccccgccccccccctccatcaccccctcctctttctgttgataacactaccctctcctctgtccctcatGTCCACTGACTAGGATTCTTCCTTCACTCCTCACCTTCAGACACTCTCCAAATCTTGCCCTTCCACCTCTGAAACATATCCAAGCAAATCTTACTCACCCCCTTGTAGTCTCTCGCCTTGATttctgtaacctcctcctctctggcctagCCAACTGCTGccttgctgttcctccatctatCCTCAATATCACTGcccaccttatttttctctcacgacactctccctctctgctacactGATCCCCATGTCCTACCAAATTATATAACTCCTCACCCTCAAGCAATCTCCCCGCCTTACATCTCCAAATCTCTACCCCCATCCTTCCACCCTCCTCCGCCAATGACAACCTCCTCACACACCGATTACCTCTTccactcctgcctccaggacttcacCTTGGCTGCTCCTCACCTGCAAATTGATCTCTCACCCCCTATCAGATTAGCCTCTActcttcaagcatgcccttaaaattatttttttttatttaaatctatcAGCCCTCTAACTCATTTGCCTCTGCTGCTATCTTCACTACCCCAATTGGTACCAACCTATTTGGGTCTTCCCCTTcatcttaggatgtaagctctcacgagcgtTGGGCCCTCTTTCTCCTTCTACCCTGTGTATCTCTAGACCTGCTTCCCTAACCCTCTTTTCCTAAGCTCAGGCCTACATCATGTTGAACATTAACATCACTCTCACTGTCCCATAAGTagcttgatctgcattaccaagttatctgtgtgtaatctattactagatgtctggtctttgtatgattatgtgtagtttaataatgtattatatgatGTCCATTggtgtatgtgtattttatactACTATAAATtccatgtatggcgctgcggagagTCTGTAGTGctttatgaataaaaaaaaaattatataattagatTTTTTGGGCTTGTTTCAAAAGGTAAATACTTCATAAGACTATTATAAAACATGGAAATGTAAGAGAATAgcctgtgctatatatatatatattacacacacctTAGTTGTCAGTACACAATTTTGAGaagtttctttcttttcctgTTGACTTTAATAAGGGGGGGCACTGTACAAATATCTTTAGATCCCTAagctttgtttaaaataaataataaacgtGAGACAGGTCCTCTGTATGTACTGCAGTTAATACTTTACAATGTAATATTTCTCATTATTAATACTGAATAAAACATTCACAgcattcaaaaaagaaaaaagacaaaagttattttagaagtaaaaaaataaataaatttggcaATACACATTTCATTTGTATGATAGAGGTCTAGAAAATTTAGAGAGGGTCATAGAAGATAACaacttgtaaatatttttttaagcaaaagCTCACCAGGGACTCTGGGAGGATATTTATAGAAGTTGCTGCACAGGAAAAAAATGGTGCTGTAACTCCGGGCATTATTCATCAGGGATTAATTTTGTTGAAAATTGCCGACGGAGATTTTATAAAACGATCCTTGATAAATAATGCCCTAAGTAATCTGCTTCTGTTTTCTTTGCGCAGTTtataaaatcatcatcagctatttatatagcgccactaattccgcagcgctgtacagagaactcactcacatcagtccctgccccattggagcttacagtctaaattcccagacagacagacaagagtcaatttgatagcagccaattaacctactagtacttTTTTGGagtaaaatgaaagcaaaaatctGATTTCCCTGTGCACCAGCTTTGATAAATGGCCCCATCTATGTTTTGCTGGCTATGGATACAAGAGATCTTCAATAAATACATGGGATTTACTACATTTGTCAATTAAGccagcaattccacaactatttGTTCTACATACCATCACAGTTAAAATGGAATTACGTATGGAATACTGCTTCAGTGCATCCAATCACAACTCACAAAAGCtgtcattggttgctatgagtaaaataatttatttaaccaAGTTATTATATTTGGACTGGATATGGAGGCAACAAGCAGTACCAGTTTCCAATAGATTTTCTCTATTGGAAACTGGTACTGGTACTACTTCCACTTCTCGAGTTGCTGATCCAGCATATACCATGAAAATGAAAATCTTCCTCACCCCCTCCTTTCCAGTAAATGTTTCAAACATGTAGGTGCTCTCTGGATGCAAAGCAATATATTAAGTGCAGCTAATTTCAATCAAGTATGGGAACACTAGTCAGAAGCAAATAAAGTGTTATAATTGTATTGACTTTTTTTGCTACTAGGTCCAAGTTTATCATTAAAGTCAATGAAGCAGAGGATCTATGGCGAGAGATACACTATATACTTCCGGAGAACACAGCTGCCCAAGCACCACTACTTGCCATCTCTGCATTGCTTCTCATAACTGTAAACATGTAGGTGGACCCTTAATTCTGCTTCCACCGGCCAAAAGTTGTTATCCCTCCCCTGAATAAAAAACAAgatttttaatttgtttcttaTGTAGGGGATAGGATACCCATTTTTTAAACAGTTAAAGTGATTTAGCTCCTGTATGTGTTTTCTGATGCGCAACAAGAACTGATTTACTGATAAAACACTTGCCACATTCTGAGCAGACAAACGGTTTATCTCCTGTGTGAGTCTTTTGGTGCCGGAAGAGGTCAGAGCTGGTGATAAATCCTTTCTCACAATAGGAACAAGAAAAAGGTTTTTCTCCCGTATGGATTCTCTCGTGCGTAGCAAGGTTGGATCTACTGGCAAAACATCTCCCACATTCGAGACATGCAAACggcttctctccagtgtgaattctctgatgtttgacAAGGTTTGATTTCATGCcgaaacatttcccacagtctGCGCAAGAAAACGGCTTCTCTCCCGTGTGAATCcgttgatgtttaacaagatttgacTTCATgccaaaacatttcccacattcaagGCATGAGAATGGCTTCTCACCTTTGTGAATTTTcagatgtttaacaagatttgccTTCatggcaaaacatttcccacattcagagcatgaaaacGGCTTATCTCCTGTGTGGATGCTCTGATGTGTTTCAAGAATTGATTTATTGGAAAAAGACATCCCACACTCAAAGCATGAAAAGGATTTCTTTCCTGTGTGAATACGCTGATGTGCGATGAAAACGGTTTTACTGGCAAAACACTTTCCACATTTAGAACATGAAAACGGTTTGTCTTCTGTGTGCATTCCCTGTTGTACCACAAGTTGGGGTTTAGGCGTGAAATATTTGTCACAATCGGAacacaaatgtatattttctcCTATGCGAGTCCCCTGATGTACAAGAAGATTGGAGTTGTaactaaaacattttccacacaagGAACATACAAACATCTTTCCCTCTATTGTATCCTGTTGGTGTGCATCTACAGCCTTGTCAGAGAATGTTACATGGCTGGAGGGACCAGACAATATCTCTGGACTATGAATTACAGAGATTACATTTGGACCATTTTCTTCATAATctggagagaaaaaagaaaatatgacgTTAGTCACATTTACCTGAGTAATCACCACTGACCCCGGGGGTTAAATGTGTACCAAAGTAGCCCCAATCCTTTGGAATGAAGTAAATATAACCAAAAAGATCAAATTTTAGATCATATATATACTGATTCTATAACACTCCAAAATAATTAAAGTAGCGGTTCACTGGAGGTGGAAAACAAACTTCATGCCTGCAGTTGTTGCTGTAAACTTAAAGCGTATTTCAGAGGCATCACTTTAACACCCACATTCTACAGCTGAAGGCCTAGCAATAAACAACAGGGAATTTTCTTGTAGAACACACTGTCCCAATGAGGAACTATGCAGTTATTTGGGAATTGCAGATCTCTAAAATTTAGATTTAATCACAATTTACAGACAACCCATTGTTCCCTGAGCTATGTGTCGATGACAAACATTAATATCAATCAATATTGCTATGTTGCAAGTTTCATGGTCTGCAAGAGGAAAGGTCTGTCCTCATGACCAACCAGAGGAGAAATTACATGCAGAGGAGCAGAAAATCATTGTCCAATGGGCACAGTCCAATCTAATCCTGATTTCAGACTCGGGATGAACAACGGGATCTTCTTTCCCTACTGAGCCATCTGCAAGGGCTTTCCACtctatttcattgtatttttgttataaaaacatgaaaaggaCATAAACGGTACATGCCCTGTGACTAACACAAATGAGGAATGTGATGAAATGCTATATGGAGAATGTCCACGTCCACCAGATACCTCATCTGGCATAGGGCACAAGGATGTGCCTAGTTTCTTTATGTGCTCGGGGCACCCTCTAATCGGTAGCGGGAGATGTGATCTCCATGATGTGTCAAATgtcattttcatgttttattgtcAAAATATACCTGAAAAAGGCTGTTAATCACTAATGTTAGCTATAATGTCACATACCTGTGGTTCTGAATGTAcatgctgcaaaattagtggcgctatgtaatatcttcatcatcatcatcatcatgttatttataatgttatatattcagTTCTGAAAGACCATGGTCATCTAGTATTGTACTTAGCTGCGAGTTGTACTGCATTACACGGGCACAGGGACAGTAGTATGAAGTGCAGGACTTTGTGAACTAGCAGTCGGGTTCCCTGGGGCTGGTGATACTTGGCAGCTGACCAGCAGTTTTTGAAGAAAATTGTTCCTTCATGCGCCCGCCGAAAGCAAGGTGATGCTGGGGACTGACCGCTGGCATGTCTGACAAGGGGAAAGCAGTGTACCAACAGATAGGTGTGCAATAATCAAAGCATCCAATGACTTACACTTATTCATGTAATGTATAAACCTTATGTGTCTGGATTGTTTCATATTGTGTGTCATATTGCTAGTTAAATGTATATTAACCACTGGAGTGATTTAGCTCATCTAAATAAACTGCATAAATTTCAATGAGATATCTGCCCTACTGTAAAGTAACCCTATACGTAATGACGCAGGGGGCTGAGGTCAGCCCAAAAACATCCCGAATAACTGGCGCCACACTATACATAGGTATCATCCCGGTAGGCCCCGTTATAGCGACAGTAGTGTCTGCACATAGGACTGAGCAGATAATTACAGGGGAAGGACAGgtgaggagaacaggagtctaataggttCCTGACTCCACCACTGGTCAGAtgtttcctcagtagtgtgcagAGTACAGTGTATGATAAGAGGCTGTTGTAGTGGCTGGACAAGGAGAACATGCGACTCCTCTCTGTATTTAGTGATTATTACTCACCTGCGCTGATCTCTACCGGAGTTTCCTCTTCCTTAATATTCACATATATGTCGGCTTCTTCCTTAGTTTGTGGTACAACAATAACTTTCACATCCCCTAAGGTTTCAGCCTAAATGGTGCACAGGAAAAGAACATAAATACTCCCTTGTAGGCTAACTAATACCACCGCCTGATACCTAAGGATGGACGTTCCGCCAATCTTATCTATATGTACCTGAACGTTATGTGAGGTACTCTGATCTTCCTTTGGAGATTGCTGTGAATAACGAGGACGGGAACATCCCTCTGGTGTACTTCTGTTACTGGATCCGTCTGCAGGGAACACACAATGACTGAATATAATCTGGTTCATTAGAGTATGTGTATATTAGAGACAATTTTACAGTTATCGGTCTTGTCCTGACTTCTAAAACTATCCATCCATTTGGCAGTAAATTAGGGGTACAAAGCAACCGCCAATTGCAATCACAATCTGATGGGGTTGTGTTGTATATCAGACATTGTCCGGGTGCTCTAGTGGAGACCCACAGGTTGGGGACAAATGGCCGGATAtttcctgttatgtcaacaataCATGTAGCCAACTGAACCAAGACATTTAGTCACATGACCTTTACTCAGCCCAATCTTCAACAATGAGCCAATAGCCAATTATTGTTATCTGAATTGTTATGCCAGACATCTAATTATTGAAGGAAATATTTACTGTGggctggttttattttatttaatgtgctAAAAGGGCCGCTCAAGGTTCATTTCCAAGCCATCATACAGAGATTCCTTCCTTCACACTCGATTGTAGCAAACAATACAGCTTTCGGATGGAGCAGTGTTCTTGTAGACATGTAGGATAACATGGTGCGGGACTAATTACCTTAACTGAGCACTGCACCGGCCCCGCCGACTCACAAATTCTTAATGGCGAGCAGCTAGACTGAGATGGCACATCATCGCGCTCAGTAATCGGTGTCGGACCAATGCTTGTCTAACATGACCCCCACTCTACctgaatatatttattgtagtGCTAAATTGCTCTTTATTCATTGATAAATTGACTGCATTTCTGCACAAAATATCATATAGTAGAAATGAATACCATGCTCTTACCTGGTTGTTCATTTTtgatcatcacatctttgcaaaCACCTTTGTGGCCTACAAACTTCCAAACCTGCGAGAGAAATAGACAtagacatcctgacaccttataggaacctgacacacacaatgatacagtcatcacccagacacatcccctggtgttactgtataatgtgcCGCATGtgctcacctctccagtcagcaagTGAATTACTTTATTGCTAAGCTTTAGAATCTTTTTGTCGTTGTTTTCATGCCTCAGGGAGTCAGACACTGCACTGCAGTCTTGGTTCCTTCTAGATCTTTCCGATACATTGGGACTGATCCTGTGAGCAACAGGTTCACCAGATTTCTTCACGACTATAAAGTCCTGTATttcaagaaacacattttgttaTGCTATATACAAATAAGTAATATGTTTCTTGACCAACACCCAATTGCTTACTGAAGCAATTAAAACCAGGGTGACCGTCAGTTTTTAAAACTCTAGACTCAACTTATACCTCACCATATCTACTATAACAATAACATattcaatgaagaaataacaTCACTAGCCTCTGTGTTATGCCCTCCCAACACTGCACCGCTCACATTGCATATATAAATAGTTAATGATCTATAGTTGGCTTTAAGATAATAGTGATTCTAtggtgacattcccagaatccttcacctctccagtcaggtTCCTGTTTTATTAATAGAAAAAACAGTGATGTCACTTTAACATTCCCAGAACACCAAACCTTTCCATTCAGGTCTCGGTCTAACAGAGATAAGCGTGATCTCACTGTGTTTTGTTAACAGACATAAGCGATGTAACAACGgaattcccagaatccctcacctctccagtcagcaggtagataaTCTCTAGGGTGAGACTGAATATCGTcttagtcatgtgactcctggccTTCTCCATCCTGACTGATGGCTGAGGTCCAAGCAGAAGGCACTGATCTTTAGGTAACCTCTGTaagtaaacatatatattatactgatTCATGTACATTGGATGATTCTAAATCATGACATATGTTATCATAAGTATAACAAATGtctaacatgcctctcaaaccCAGAAACAACAACTGCTTGAGGACCTTGGTAATGCCAGAGTCAGCTGGATAACCATCTAAGGCAGGGGTGGCCAGGCTTTTGGACTCAGTGATCTACtctaaacaacaaaaatattttgcGTTCTACCATCGAGGATCACAAACATGGTCCAGTTACATATACTGCTCTAGCAACAGTCTTGCAGTGATCTACCAGCTAATTGGCTGAGATTTACTGGTAGATTGCGATCTACTGTTTGGCCACCTCTCATCTAAGGTTTTTCCTCTCTCCTGGTCAAAACAATTCAGATGTCTACACTCTCCTTCAGTGTCTTATACCATATGATTTTCTAACAAAGGAAGTAGTTTAAGCTGCCTGGAGACTAAGTTTCAGTGACAAAGGAAATTCTTACACTTCTTTGCCTCTCCTATTCCAGACAACTGGAAACCGTCCATTCCAAGTACTGACCCAGCATAGCTTGGTTCCCAGCAGGCCCAAATCCCAATCACATATGGTAAAGATGTGGTTGCTGCATACACTTTGTTCACTACACCTAACATCAGAGCATCTGTCCCTCCACCAGCAGATGCTGATGTCCAGGATTACTCAGAACCTGTGAATTATTCCTGCCATTCCAGACCTCAATACAGTACAGCCTTTATTCCCCATGTACCAGCTCCTTGGTAGCAGCTTCTGTTtccctagaccagtgatggctaacctgtgacattccaggtgttgtgaaactacaagtcccagcatacccttccagcaataagctgctatatattggcaaagcatgctgggacttgtagtttcacaaatacctggagtgtcacagtgtAGTCAACACTGCCCTATACAATACCGGCCTGGTTCCTTGTCTTAAACCTGTGAGGAGAGCTGTGAGTACAGAGACAAAGAGCTGCCCACAGTGTGAGCAGCCTCTCTACAGCTGCTATGAGGGGCTTCCGGTTACATAAAGGAGATGTTCCTGTATGTTAGTTAGCACAAGGCACATTTTCTAATCCCCTTGGCGAGCTGTATTTGACCACAAAATGACAAGTATCAGCAGCATTTATTGGGTACATAGATTCTGAAAGACTCACTGTAATCTATTAGCTGCATTTGGCACATCACAgtttgtcttactctgcttggtTCTTCCTATGTGACTGTTAAGAATAATTCCTTAATGGCTATACCACATTAAAGTATTTAAATAGAGAGTTACCTCAGCAAATCATCTAATCAGTGCTAATTAATATAGTGTATTACCACTAAAAGGGTTACACATAGGTAGTATGCGCAGTCAGATCCCTATTTGCTGCAGAAGGGATTCAAATTGAAGGGGGTTGCCCAAAAGTAGGCAAACAAGTATGGTTTAGATGAAAATTTAAGCAAAATGTAAAAGATGCATTAACTACTGGATCAATTGTCCAAATAAAATTAGAACTACTCCAAACATGATAATGCTGAAAATTGTTCTGGATTGTTTTTCagcagaaaacaaaaacacaataaaaaaatttgTCTGCTGATCACAGAGAACACTACAGATATCCTGAATTTTCACATCCACCCTACatccctctgcctggtctcccagcactgtctccactactccttccaTGCACTCtgacctgactcccctctgcctggtctcccagcactgtcaccactactccttccctgcactctcacctgactcccctctgcctggtctcccagtactgtctccactactcctccatgcactctcacctgactcccctctgcctggtctcccagcactgtcaccactactccttccctgcactctcacctgactcc
The nucleotide sequence above comes from Mixophyes fleayi isolate aMixFle1 chromosome 6, aMixFle1.hap1, whole genome shotgun sequence. Encoded proteins:
- the LOC142159898 gene encoding uncharacterized protein LOC142159898, with translation MEKARSHMTKTIFSLTLEIIYLLTGEDFIVVKKSGEPVAHRISPNVSERSRRNQDCSAVSDSLRHENNDKKILKLSNKVIHLLTGEVWKFVGHKGVCKDVMIKNEQPDGSSNRSTPEGCSRPRYSQQSPKEDQSTSHNVQAETLGDVKVIVVPQTKEEADIYVNIKEEETPVEISADYEENGPNVISVIHSPEILSGPSSHVTFSDKAVDAHQQDTIEGKMFVCSLCGKCFSYNSNLLVHQGTRIGENIHLCSDCDKYFTPKPQLVVQQGMHTEDKPFSCSKCGKCFASKTVFIAHQRIHTGKKSFSCFECGMSFSNKSILETHQSIHTGDKPFSCSECGKCFAMKANLVKHLKIHKGEKPFSCLECGKCFGMKSNLVKHQRIHTGEKPFSCADCGKCFGMKSNLVKHQRIHTGEKPFACLECGRCFASRSNLATHERIHTGEKPFSCSYCEKGFITSSDLFRHQKTHTGDKPFVCSECGKCFISKSVLVAHQKTHTGAKSL